Proteins found in one Streptococcus criceti HS-6 genomic segment:
- the pyk gene encoding pyruvate kinase, which translates to MNKRVKIVATLGPAVEIRGGKKFGDDGYWGESLDHEASAKNIAGLIEEGANVFRFNFSHGDHAEQGERMEVVRKAEEIAGQKVGFLLDTKGPEIRTELFADDAKEYSYKTGDKIRVATKQGIQSTKDVIALNVAGALDIFDDVEVGKQILVDDGKLGLRVVGKDAATREFEVEVENDGIIAKQKGVNIPYTKIPFPALAERDNADIRFGLEQGLNFIAISFVRTAKDVNEVRAICEETGNGHVKLLAKIENQQGIDNIDEIIDAADGIMIARGDMGIEVPFEMVPVYQKMIITKVNAAGKIAITATNMLETMTDKPRATRSEVSDVFNAVIDGTDGTMLSGESANGKYPRESVRTMATVDKNAQTLLSEYGRLDSSKFERSTKTEVVASAVKDATNSMNIKLVVTITESGNTARLISKYRPEADILAVTFDEITQKSLMLNWGVIPVVTDKPASTDDMFEVAEREAVKSGLVESGDDIVIVAGVPVGSGGTNTMRVRTVK; encoded by the coding sequence ATGAATAAACGCGTAAAAATCGTTGCAACACTTGGTCCTGCGGTAGAGATCCGTGGTGGTAAGAAATTTGGTGATGATGGCTATTGGGGTGAAAGCCTTGACCATGAAGCATCAGCAAAAAACATCGCTGGTTTAATCGAAGAAGGTGCTAATGTTTTCCGCTTCAACTTCTCACATGGTGACCACGCAGAACAAGGGGAACGTATGGAAGTTGTCCGTAAGGCAGAAGAAATCGCTGGTCAAAAAGTTGGTTTCTTGTTGGATACAAAAGGACCTGAAATCCGTACAGAATTGTTTGCAGATGACGCTAAAGAATACTCTTATAAAACTGGTGACAAGATTCGTGTCGCAACGAAACAAGGGATTCAATCTACAAAAGATGTGATTGCCTTGAATGTTGCCGGCGCACTTGATATCTTTGATGATGTTGAAGTTGGTAAACAAATCCTTGTTGACGATGGTAAACTTGGTCTCCGTGTTGTCGGTAAAGATGCTGCGACTCGTGAGTTTGAAGTTGAAGTTGAAAATGATGGTATCATTGCTAAACAAAAAGGCGTGAATATCCCTTACACTAAGATTCCTTTCCCAGCTTTGGCTGAACGTGATAACGCTGATATTCGCTTTGGTTTGGAACAAGGCCTTAACTTCATCGCCATTTCATTTGTTCGTACAGCTAAAGATGTTAATGAAGTTCGAGCTATTTGTGAAGAAACAGGTAACGGACACGTTAAGCTGTTAGCTAAAATCGAAAATCAGCAAGGAATTGATAATATCGATGAAATTATTGATGCTGCTGACGGTATCATGATTGCGCGTGGTGATATGGGTATCGAAGTTCCATTTGAAATGGTTCCAGTTTACCAAAAAATGATTATTACTAAAGTTAACGCTGCTGGTAAAATTGCTATCACAGCCACAAACATGCTTGAAACAATGACCGATAAGCCACGTGCAACTCGTTCAGAAGTATCTGACGTCTTCAATGCCGTTATCGATGGTACTGATGGTACAATGTTGTCCGGTGAGTCTGCAAATGGTAAGTACCCACGCGAATCAGTTCGTACCATGGCTACTGTTGATAAGAACGCTCAAACGCTTCTCAGTGAATACGGCCGGTTAGATTCTTCTAAATTTGAACGTTCAACTAAAACAGAAGTGGTGGCCTCAGCTGTTAAAGATGCTACTAACTCTATGAACATCAAGCTGGTTGTAACTATTACAGAATCTGGAAATACGGCTCGTCTGATTTCTAAGTATCGTCCGGAAGCTGATATTTTGGCTGTTACTTTTGATGAGATTACTCAAAAATCACTTATGCTTAACTGGGGTGTCATCCCAGTTGTAACTGATAAACCTGCATCTACTGATGACATGTTTGAAGTTGCTGAACGTGAAGCAGTGAAATCTGGCTTGGTTGAATCAGGTGATGACATCGTTATTGTTGCTGGTGTTCCTGTTGGTTCAGGTGGTACCAACACGATGCGTGTTCGCACTGTAAAATAA
- the pfkA gene encoding 6-phosphofructokinase, giving the protein MKRIAVLTSGGDAPGMNAAIRAVVRKAIAEDMEVFGINRGYAGMVEGDIFQFDSQAVSNVINRGGTFLQSARYPEFATLEGQLKGIEQLKKHGIEGVVVVGGDGSYHGAMRLTEHGFPAVGLPGTIDNDIVGTDYTIGFDTAVTTATEALDKLRDTAYSHGRTFVVEVMGRNAGDIALWSGIAAGADQIIVPEEDYDIKDVVAKVKSGYEKGKKRHIIVLAEGVMSAQEFAAKMKEAGDTSDLRATSLGHVVRGGAPTARDRVLASWMGAHAVELLKEGRGGLAVGIHNEELVESPILGTAEEGALFSLAEDGKIIVNNPHKARLDFADLARDLTTY; this is encoded by the coding sequence ATGAAACGTATTGCTGTTTTAACCAGTGGTGGTGACGCCCCTGGAATGAACGCAGCCATTCGTGCGGTCGTTCGTAAAGCAATTGCCGAAGATATGGAAGTTTTCGGAATTAACCGTGGTTATGCTGGTATGGTTGAAGGAGACATCTTCCAATTTGATAGTCAGGCTGTCTCAAATGTCATCAACCGTGGCGGTACCTTCCTTCAGTCAGCTCGCTACCCAGAATTTGCCACTCTTGAAGGGCAACTGAAAGGTATTGAGCAACTTAAGAAACACGGCATTGAAGGTGTTGTTGTTGTCGGTGGTGATGGTTCTTATCATGGTGCCATGCGTTTAACAGAACACGGCTTCCCAGCAGTTGGTCTTCCAGGTACTATCGATAATGATATTGTCGGTACTGATTACACAATTGGTTTTGACACAGCGGTCACAACAGCGACAGAAGCTTTAGATAAACTTCGCGATACTGCCTATAGCCATGGGCGAACATTTGTCGTAGAAGTAATGGGGCGTAATGCTGGTGATATTGCCCTTTGGTCTGGTATTGCAGCAGGTGCTGATCAAATTATTGTTCCAGAAGAAGACTACGATATCAAGGATGTTGTTGCCAAGGTTAAATCCGGCTACGAAAAAGGTAAAAAACGCCACATTATCGTTCTAGCCGAAGGTGTTATGAGTGCTCAAGAGTTTGCTGCTAAGATGAAAGAAGCAGGAGATACTAGTGATCTTCGTGCAACGAGTCTTGGACATGTCGTTCGCGGTGGCGCTCCAACAGCACGTGACCGTGTCCTTGCTTCTTGGATGGGCGCTCATGCTGTTGAATTGCTTAAAGAGGGTCGCGGCGGACTTGCCGTTGGTATCCACAATGAGGAATTGGTAGAAAGTCCAATCCTTGGAACAGCAGAAGAAGGGGCTTTATTTAGCTTGGCTGAAGATGGTAAAATCATCGTCAACAATCCGCACAAAGCTCGTCTTGATTTCGCTGATTTGGCCCGCGACTTGACGACCTACTAA
- the glmS gene encoding glutamine--fructose-6-phosphate transaminase (isomerizing), producing the protein MCGIVGVVGNPEATDILIQGLEKLEYRGYDSAGIYVTDGQSSHLIKAVGRIAELAAKVGDIKGTAGIGHTRWATHGPASEVNAHPHQSQTGRFTLVHNGVIENYLDIKNTYLADHDFKGQTDTEIAVHLIGKFVEEDGLDVLSAFKKALSIIEGSYAFAFMDANDSETIYVAKNKSPLLIGLGDGYNMVCSDAMAMIRETNQFMEIHDKELVVVKADTVQVQDYDGNVQERSSYTAELDLSDIGKGTYPFYMLKEIDEQPTVMRKLINTYADSQGKMTVDPAIVKSVQEADRIYILAAGTSYNAGFAAKSMFEQLTDTPVELGVASEWGYNMPLLSKKPMFVLLSQSGETADSRQVLVKANTMGIPSLTVTNVPGSTLSREATYTMLLHAGPEIAVASTKAYTAQIAALAFLAKAVGEANGKQEALDFDLVHELSIVAQSIESTLSEKDVIAKKVEKLLPTSRNAFYIGRGTDYFVAMEASLKLKEISYIQCEGFAAGELKHGTISLIEEGVPVLALISSSPTVAAHTRGNIQEVAARGASVLTVVEEDLATDTDDIIVNKVHPYLAPISMVIPTQLIAYFASLQRGLDVDKPRNLAKAVTVE; encoded by the coding sequence ATGTGTGGAATTGTCGGTGTTGTCGGAAATCCAGAGGCAACTGATATTTTAATTCAAGGTTTGGAAAAATTGGAATACCGTGGCTATGATTCAGCTGGTATCTATGTAACGGATGGTCAATCAAGTCATCTAATTAAGGCTGTTGGTCGGATTGCTGAATTGGCAGCTAAAGTTGGTGATATAAAAGGGACTGCTGGTATTGGTCATACGCGCTGGGCAACCCATGGACCGGCTAGTGAAGTCAATGCTCACCCCCATCAATCACAAACAGGACGTTTCACCTTGGTGCATAACGGTGTGATTGAAAACTATCTTGATATTAAAAATACCTATCTTGCTGACCATGATTTCAAGGGGCAGACAGATACAGAAATTGCGGTGCATCTGATTGGTAAATTTGTCGAAGAAGATGGCCTCGATGTTCTATCTGCCTTCAAGAAAGCTCTCTCTATTATTGAAGGATCTTATGCCTTCGCCTTCATGGATGCTAATGATAGTGAAACAATTTATGTAGCTAAGAATAAATCACCGCTTTTGATCGGCTTAGGTGATGGCTACAATATGGTCTGTTCCGATGCCATGGCCATGATTCGTGAAACCAATCAGTTCATGGAAATCCATGATAAGGAATTGGTTGTGGTTAAAGCTGACACTGTTCAGGTGCAGGACTATGATGGTAATGTACAAGAACGCTCTAGCTACACTGCAGAGCTAGACTTATCCGATATTGGGAAGGGTACCTATCCATTCTATATGCTCAAAGAGATTGATGAGCAGCCAACCGTTATGCGCAAGCTTATCAATACCTACGCTGATAGCCAAGGTAAAATGACGGTTGATCCTGCCATTGTTAAATCGGTTCAGGAGGCTGATCGTATTTATATCTTGGCAGCCGGAACCTCTTATAACGCCGGTTTTGCTGCCAAGTCAATGTTCGAACAGTTGACGGACACTCCTGTAGAACTTGGCGTTGCTTCTGAATGGGGCTATAATATGCCCCTCCTGAGCAAGAAACCTATGTTCGTTCTCCTCAGTCAATCTGGTGAAACGGCTGACAGCCGTCAGGTCTTGGTTAAGGCCAATACCATGGGAATTCCAAGCTTGACCGTAACGAATGTTCCTGGATCTACCTTGTCGCGTGAAGCAACTTATACCATGCTCCTTCATGCTGGTCCAGAAATTGCTGTTGCTTCTACTAAAGCCTACACTGCTCAAATTGCAGCTCTTGCCTTCTTGGCTAAGGCTGTCGGTGAAGCCAATGGTAAGCAAGAAGCTCTTGACTTTGATTTAGTCCATGAATTATCCATCGTAGCTCAATCCATCGAATCAACCTTATCTGAAAAAGATGTCATCGCTAAGAAGGTTGAAAAGCTCTTGCCAACTAGCCGCAATGCTTTCTACATCGGCCGCGGTACCGATTATTTCGTGGCCATGGAAGCTTCCCTCAAACTCAAAGAAATCTCTTATATTCAATGTGAAGGCTTTGCTGCTGGTGAGCTTAAACACGGGACAATTTCCTTGATTGAAGAAGGAGTACCAGTTCTGGCCCTTATCTCTTCCAGTCCAACAGTAGCTGCCCATACTCGTGGTAATATTCAAGAAGTGGCAGCTCGTGGTGCCAGCGTCTTGACCGTTGTCGAAGAAGACCTAGCAACAGATACTGATGATATTATTGTCAACAAGGTCCATCCTTACCTAGCTCCAATCTCTATGGTCATTCCAACCCAGCTGATTGCCTACTTTGCCTCCCTGCAACGTGGCTTGGACGTTGATAAACCGCGTAACTTGGCCAAGGCTGTTACGGTGGAATAG
- the lepB gene encoding signal peptidase I, with the protein MVRRDLIRNIIIFLVFILALILLRIFLFSTVKITADTENHYLKKGDLVTVVHKRTPVDKDFVVYKVHGKEYIGRIVAESSQTVTSMDDVLYVDNKVKNETYLKKEKGAFLKKAQPGQYFTEDFTAQTIGKSDKITKVPKNSYMILNDERQNKNDSRRFGFIHKKQIKGVISFRLWPLNKFGFVTVE; encoded by the coding sequence ATGGTTAGACGTGATCTTATAAGAAACATTATTATTTTTTTAGTCTTCATATTAGCACTTATCTTGCTGCGTATCTTTTTGTTTTCAACGGTTAAGATAACAGCCGATACGGAAAATCATTATCTTAAAAAGGGTGATTTAGTAACAGTCGTTCATAAGCGCACCCCTGTAGATAAAGATTTCGTCGTCTATAAGGTTCATGGTAAGGAATATATTGGTCGGATTGTTGCCGAATCTAGTCAAACAGTAACTTCCATGGATGATGTTCTCTATGTTGACAATAAGGTAAAAAATGAAACCTACCTCAAAAAAGAAAAAGGCGCCTTCCTCAAGAAGGCTCAACCAGGCCAATACTTTACAGAAGATTTTACAGCTCAGACGATTGGTAAGAGTGACAAGATCACTAAGGTTCCAAAAAATTCCTATATGATTCTAAATGACGAGCGTCAGAATAAAAATGATAGCCGTCGCTTTGGTTTCATCCATAAAAAGCAGATTAAGGGAGTCATTTCCTTCAGACTTTGGCCTCTAAATAAATTCGGTTTTGTAACTGTGGAGTAG